In Aureibaculum algae, the following are encoded in one genomic region:
- a CDS encoding DUF393 domain-containing protein — translation MMATLKNYTLLYDDDCPLCKTYTSAFIKTKMLDKNGRQVYSSKSQMEFDYIDLEKAKNQIALINHDDKTVLYGIDSLLKVIGYSFPFVEKIGQISPIKWFLKKLYSFISYNRKVIIPIKKQDFQCMSCEPEFNIKYRIIYILFASLITSLVLYQYSEQLSFLPDSTIGRETVLAIGQIVFQSVFLLKITRNDLLNYIGNLMTVSLMGSLLLMPIIVINHFIMLPTLILLSWFGLTALLMFKEHYRRVNLLNLPTYLSYTWVLYRVIALLLILNL, via the coding sequence ATGATGGCAACACTTAAAAATTATACCTTACTCTATGATGATGATTGCCCGCTATGCAAAACCTATACTTCCGCATTTATAAAAACAAAAATGTTAGATAAAAACGGGAGACAGGTCTATAGTAGCAAATCACAAATGGAATTCGACTATATAGATTTGGAAAAAGCTAAGAATCAAATTGCCCTAATAAACCATGACGATAAAACGGTTCTTTACGGAATTGATAGCTTATTAAAAGTTATCGGATACTCGTTCCCTTTTGTTGAAAAAATTGGACAAATTAGTCCAATCAAATGGTTCTTAAAAAAGCTATATTCTTTTATCTCTTACAATCGAAAAGTGATAATTCCGATTAAGAAACAGGACTTTCAATGTATGAGTTGTGAGCCTGAATTCAATATCAAATACCGGATTATTTATATTCTCTTTGCTTCCTTAATTACCAGCTTGGTACTTTATCAATATTCAGAACAATTATCCTTTTTACCTGATTCTACGATAGGAAGAGAAACAGTATTAGCCATAGGACAAATTGTATTTCAAAGTGTTTTCTTATTAAAAATAACCCGTAATGATTTACTAAACTATATTGGTAATTTAATGACCGTTTCTTTAATGGGCTCTCTTCTGTTAATGCCAATTATTGTCATCAATCATTTTATCATGTTACCTACATTGATCCTACTTAGTTGGTTTGGTCTTACGGCACTATTAATGTTTAAGGAACATTATCGTAGAGTTAACTTACTAAACCTTCCTACTTATTTATCTTACACATGGGTGTTGTATCGCGTTATCGCGTTACTATTAATTTTAAACTTATAA
- a CDS encoding TIGR01777 family oxidoreductase, with protein sequence MKTIVIAGGSGFLGQVLENQLTKNGYTVLLLTRFPKKENDMYWDANTLGKWTIALENSEALINLTGKSVDCRYTDKNKKEIYDSRINATQILGKAILQCKQPPKIWMNASTATIYRHSIDKKMTEQNGEIGNDFSMNIAKAWEKEFNQFETHKTRKVILRTSIVLGKNGGALIPLKTLAKFGLGGNQGRGNQKVSFIHEEDFVRAVEFILNRPNLNGVFNVTVPNPTNNMILMKTIRKKIGMPFGISHPEWLLKIGAKIIGTETELVLKSRNVIPERLLQEGFSFKYPTIETTISNLLN encoded by the coding sequence ATGAAAACAATTGTAATAGCTGGAGGCAGTGGCTTCCTTGGTCAAGTTTTAGAAAATCAATTAACTAAAAATGGATATACAGTTCTACTATTAACGCGTTTCCCGAAAAAAGAAAACGATATGTATTGGGATGCCAACACATTAGGCAAATGGACGATTGCATTAGAAAATTCTGAAGCTCTTATCAACTTAACTGGAAAATCAGTGGATTGCCGTTATACGGATAAAAACAAAAAGGAAATTTATGACTCCCGAATCAACGCAACTCAAATTTTAGGAAAAGCCATTCTGCAATGTAAGCAACCTCCAAAAATTTGGATGAACGCTTCCACAGCTACAATATATCGTCATTCAATAGATAAAAAAATGACCGAGCAAAACGGCGAAATTGGTAACGATTTTTCAATGAATATTGCCAAAGCTTGGGAAAAAGAATTTAATCAATTTGAAACCCATAAAACGAGAAAGGTTATTCTTAGAACGTCTATTGTATTGGGTAAAAACGGTGGAGCACTCATCCCGCTAAAAACTTTAGCAAAATTCGGTTTGGGCGGTAATCAAGGTAGGGGAAATCAAAAGGTAAGTTTTATTCATGAAGAAGATTTTGTGAGAGCAGTTGAATTCATCCTTAACCGTCCCAACCTCAATGGTGTTTTTAATGTGACTGTTCCAAACCCAACTAACAATATGATTTTAATGAAAACCATCCGTAAAAAAATAGGTATGCCATTTGGTATTTCACACCCCGAATGGTTATTGAAAATTGGAGCTAAAATAATTGGAACGGAAACAGAATTGGTTTTAAAAAGCAGGAATGTTATTCCTGAACGTTTATTACAGGAAGGCTTCAGTTTTAAGTATCCAACCATAGAAACTACCATATCTAATTTATTAAATTAA
- the lpdA gene encoding dihydrolipoyl dehydrogenase gives MSTYDVAIIGSGPGGYVAAIRCAQLGMKTAIIEKYDTLGGTCLNVGCIPSKALLDSSHHYHDAIAHFEEHGIEISGDIKANLKKMIDRKQNVVDTNTSGIKYLMDKNKITIYHGLGSFIDATHINITNPDASGDGKSEEIEAKNIIIATGSKPSTLLFIKLDKKRVITSTEALSLKEIPKHLVVIGGGVIGLELGQVYKRLGAEVSVIEYMDRIIPTMDASLSKELQKVLKKQGIKFYTKHKVTAVKAGAKEVTITADDKKGNPVEFKGDYCLVSVGRKPYTDGLNLDKAGVKANEKGQIDVNDHLQTSASNIYAIGDVIKGAMLAHKAEEEGVFVAETIAGQKPHIDYNLIPGVVYTWPEVAAVGKTEEQLKEAGVDYKSGQFAMRALGRSRASGDIDGFVKILADAKTDEVLGVHMCGARVADLIAEAVVAMEFRASAEDIARMSHAHPTYAEAVKEAALDATGKRALHS, from the coding sequence ATGAGTACATATGATGTAGCCATTATTGGTTCTGGTCCTGGAGGATACGTTGCAGCAATTCGCTGTGCACAATTAGGCATGAAAACTGCCATTATCGAAAAATATGATACCCTAGGTGGTACCTGTTTAAATGTTGGTTGTATTCCTTCAAAAGCATTATTAGATTCTTCGCATCATTATCATGATGCCATTGCACATTTTGAAGAGCACGGTATTGAGATTTCAGGCGATATAAAAGCCAATCTTAAAAAAATGATTGACCGTAAACAAAACGTGGTAGACACCAATACAAGTGGAATTAAATACTTGATGGATAAGAACAAGATTACTATCTACCATGGTTTGGGTTCTTTTATTGATGCCACTCATATTAATATTACTAATCCCGATGCTTCGGGAGATGGTAAATCGGAAGAAATTGAAGCTAAAAACATCATTATAGCAACAGGTTCTAAACCATCAACGTTACTATTTATTAAATTAGACAAAAAACGAGTAATCACCTCAACGGAAGCGTTGAGCTTAAAAGAAATTCCAAAGCATTTGGTCGTTATTGGTGGTGGTGTTATCGGATTAGAACTCGGACAAGTATATAAAAGATTAGGTGCAGAAGTATCAGTAATTGAATATATGGATAGAATCATTCCTACGATGGATGCTTCTTTATCTAAAGAACTTCAAAAAGTACTAAAAAAACAAGGTATAAAATTTTACACGAAGCATAAAGTAACGGCAGTTAAAGCTGGAGCTAAAGAAGTAACGATTACTGCAGATGATAAAAAAGGTAATCCTGTTGAATTTAAAGGAGATTACTGTTTAGTTTCTGTAGGTCGAAAACCTTATACTGATGGTTTAAATCTTGATAAAGCAGGTGTAAAAGCAAATGAAAAAGGACAAATTGATGTAAATGATCATTTACAAACAAGTGCTTCTAATATTTACGCCATTGGTGATGTTATTAAAGGAGCTATGTTAGCTCATAAAGCGGAAGAAGAAGGTGTTTTTGTTGCCGAAACAATTGCTGGTCAAAAACCACATATTGATTATAATTTAATTCCTGGTGTTGTATACACATGGCCAGAAGTTGCTGCTGTTGGTAAAACAGAAGAACAACTTAAAGAAGCCGGTGTTGATTATAAATCAGGACAATTTGCAATGCGTGCCTTAGGACGTTCTAGAGCAAGTGGCGACATTGATGGGTTTGTAAAAATATTAGCAGATGCAAAAACAGATGAAGTACTAGGCGTACACATGTGTGGAGCCAGAGTAGCTGACTTAATTGCAGAAGCTGTAGTAGCCATGGAATTTAGAGCATCAGCAGAAGATATTGCAAGAATGAGTCATGCTCATCCAACATATGCTGAAGCTGTTAAAGAAGCTGCATTAGATGCTACCGGTAAAAGAGCGTTACATAGTTAG
- a CDS encoding YybH family protein — protein MKIYKFLLIPILVVLLFTACNTQKATTANYQISTQEITAMMMQQAKDWSNGDLVAFMQGYLKSNSLKFVGSRGITYGWEQTLANYKKGYPTKEHTGTLTFKLRDFDQLANDVFLVIGEFHLKRQVGDADGMFSIILKRIKGEWKIIADHSS, from the coding sequence ATGAAAATTTACAAATTCTTATTAATTCCAATCTTAGTTGTATTGCTATTTACTGCATGCAACACACAAAAAGCAACCACTGCAAATTACCAAATAAGTACACAAGAAATTACTGCCATGATGATGCAACAAGCAAAAGATTGGTCAAATGGCGATTTAGTAGCTTTTATGCAGGGGTATTTAAAATCGAATAGTCTAAAATTTGTGGGTAGTAGAGGCATAACGTACGGATGGGAGCAAACCTTAGCAAACTATAAAAAAGGCTATCCAACAAAAGAACATACCGGAACCTTAACGTTTAAATTACGTGATTTTGACCAATTGGCAAATGATGTGTTTTTGGTTATTGGTGAGTTTCATTTAAAGAGACAAGTTGGCGATGCCGATGGAATGTTTTCCATCATCCTAAAGCGAATTAAGGGGGAATGGAAAATCATTGCCGATCATTCTTCTTAA
- the pabB gene encoding aminodeoxychorismate synthase component I: MRSSKKITLENSAEFKHKLLIWAQQYREFVWLDSNNYPQRYSNYDTVLAVDAHSVLQSNYLNAFTKLKNYKNEVNDFIFGYLSYDLKNDTELLSSKNNDGLHFPDLYFFQPKKLFLFKDNVLEIQYLVENKNDINGDLKSIEQITSSQKGTRNDSNSTLEQHNVKIKKRITKKEYLNQLDKVLEHIHRGDIYEVNFCQEFYAENASINPLNVYNHLNEISNPPFASFIKLNDKYVISASPERFVKKEGNKIISQPIKGTAKRLVDKIADKQLANALASDQKERSENIMIVDLVRNDLSKTALKGSVKVEELCKVYSFDQVHQMISTISSTVEDTTDSIDIIKSLFPMGSMTGAPKLSAMQIIEELEASKRGIYSGAIGYFTPTGDFDFSVVIRSILYNQTNNYVSYSVGGAITSKSEPEKEYEECLLKAIAMKKALIN, from the coding sequence TTGCGATCTTCAAAAAAAATAACACTAGAAAATTCAGCTGAATTCAAGCACAAATTGCTGATTTGGGCTCAACAGTACCGTGAATTTGTATGGCTAGACAGTAATAATTATCCACAACGCTATTCTAACTATGATACCGTCTTAGCGGTTGACGCCCATTCGGTACTACAGAGTAATTACCTCAACGCATTTACTAAATTAAAGAACTACAAAAACGAGGTCAACGATTTTATTTTTGGGTATTTAAGCTACGATTTAAAGAATGATACCGAACTCTTAAGTTCCAAAAATAATGACGGATTACATTTTCCTGATTTATACTTTTTTCAACCCAAAAAACTATTCCTTTTTAAGGATAATGTGTTGGAGATTCAGTATTTGGTGGAGAATAAGAATGATATCAATGGTGATTTAAAAAGCATTGAACAGATTACTTCGTCCCAAAAAGGGACTCGCAATGACAGTAATTCGACTTTGGAACAGCATAACGTCAAAATAAAAAAACGTATCACTAAAAAAGAATACCTTAATCAATTAGATAAAGTTTTAGAACACATTCACAGAGGTGACATTTACGAAGTAAATTTTTGTCAGGAATTTTATGCAGAGAACGCATCTATCAATCCACTCAATGTTTATAATCATTTGAATGAAATTTCTAATCCGCCCTTTGCGAGCTTCATTAAACTCAATGACAAGTATGTGATTTCGGCATCTCCCGAAAGGTTTGTAAAAAAAGAGGGAAATAAAATCATTTCTCAACCCATAAAAGGCACGGCAAAACGACTGGTAGATAAAATTGCTGATAAGCAACTTGCCAACGCTTTAGCTAGCGATCAAAAAGAGCGTTCAGAAAATATAATGATTGTAGATTTAGTACGTAACGATTTATCTAAAACAGCCCTAAAAGGTTCTGTAAAAGTTGAAGAGCTCTGCAAGGTTTATTCGTTTGATCAAGTGCATCAAATGATTTCCACCATAAGTTCGACCGTAGAAGATACTACTGATTCTATAGATATTATTAAGAGTCTATTTCCTATGGGAAGCATGACTGGTGCACCTAAACTATCCGCTATGCAGATAATTGAAGAATTAGAAGCCTCGAAACGCGGAATATACTCAGGAGCTATTGGTTATTTTACACCTACGGGTGATTTTGATTTTAGCGTCGTCATTCGAAGTATTTTATATAATCAAACGAATAACTATGTATCTTATTCAGTAGGTGGGGCAATAACTTCAAAATCTGAACCAGAAAAGGAATATGAAGAATGTTTATTAAAAGCTATTGCAATGAAAAAGGCGTTAATTAATTAA
- a CDS encoding threonine/serine exporter family protein produces the protein MIETILNILEISIWAGIAAVGFGILFNIPKKAILTVFLLGFGAGFIKTFLLHFQINIVLASLVSASFVGLLSIPLAHSIHQPPVVFSIPAVIPMIPGFYAYETVLSIMSFTFLEKDDAKRLVFMDAIFSNGFTMLFILISLSIGVSLPLLLLRKDTVKKIEN, from the coding sequence ATGATAGAAACCATATTAAACATTTTAGAAATTTCCATTTGGGCAGGTATCGCTGCTGTTGGCTTTGGTATATTATTTAATATACCTAAAAAAGCGATTCTTACGGTTTTTTTATTAGGGTTTGGAGCTGGGTTTATCAAGACTTTTTTATTGCATTTTCAAATTAATATTGTTTTAGCTAGTTTGGTTTCAGCTTCGTTTGTAGGTCTATTAAGTATACCTTTAGCTCATAGTATTCATCAGCCTCCTGTAGTGTTTTCTATACCTGCCGTAATACCAATGATTCCTGGGTTTTATGCCTATGAGACGGTGTTGTCAATCATGTCTTTTACTTTTCTAGAAAAAGATGATGCAAAAAGATTAGTATTTATGGATGCTATATTTTCAAATGGTTTTACCATGTTGTTCATCTTAATTTCATTATCTATTGGTGTATCTTTACCACTACTTTTGTTGCGAAAAGATACCGTAAAAAAAATAGAAAATTAA
- a CDS encoding threonine/serine exporter family protein gives MDTTNRLKQVADLLLEISSLLMVSGANTNRVDLNIDRFASVLNCESFSLISQKTIILTVVDIKTGENYTKVKNLPSHKIDFTILSLISKASWNAIDQDWSLSRIRNEINNLKDQKRYPRIVVLIAVSFAGAGFCKIFGGDYLNLLVAFVSTFFGLLMLQETHRRLFNVYINVFLASLTASTIASLGVYFNLGTQPEAALATSILFLVPGVALINSFSDLLDKNVLNGMVRFANGVMTVLAMALGLFIAMLIFELK, from the coding sequence ATGGACACTACCAATCGTTTAAAGCAAGTAGCAGATTTGTTATTAGAAATATCATCACTATTGATGGTTTCAGGAGCAAATACGAATAGAGTGGACTTAAATATAGACCGTTTTGCATCCGTTTTAAATTGTGAATCTTTTAGTTTAATCAGTCAGAAGACTATTATATTAACGGTCGTAGATATTAAAACGGGTGAAAATTACACTAAAGTTAAAAACTTACCTTCCCATAAAATAGATTTTACAATTCTTTCATTAATTAGTAAAGCCAGTTGGAATGCAATTGATCAAGATTGGTCATTGTCTCGAATTAGAAACGAAATTAATAACTTAAAAGATCAAAAAAGATATCCAAGAATCGTTGTGCTTATAGCGGTAAGTTTTGCGGGTGCAGGTTTTTGTAAAATATTTGGAGGTGACTATTTAAATTTATTAGTTGCATTTGTAAGTACATTTTTTGGCTTATTGATGCTTCAAGAGACACATAGAAGATTATTTAATGTTTATATAAATGTTTTTTTAGCATCATTAACAGCTTCTACAATAGCCTCTTTAGGTGTTTATTTTAATTTAGGTACGCAACCTGAGGCAGCTTTGGCGACTTCCATACTCTTTTTAGTTCCGGGAGTTGCTCTAATTAATTCCTTTTCGGATCTTTTAGATAAAAATGTATTGAATGGAATGGTAAGATTTGCCAACGGTGTCATGACCGTATTAGCAATGGCACTCGGGCTTTTTATAGCTATGTTAATTTTTGAATTGAAATGA
- the argH gene encoding argininosuccinate lyase — protein sequence MKLWDKGFSTDKKIDMFTVGNDRQLDLIIAKYDVLGSIAHAKMLHKIEILQDREIVIIEAKLNSILQNIEKGNFVIEDTFEDVHSKVEFMLTEMLGDTGKKIHTARSRNDQVLVDLHLYFKDEISEIKNLVKSLFDELMSKAEEHKEVLIPGYTHLQVAMPSSFGLWFSAYAESLIDDVYMLNAAFKIADQNPLGSGAGYGSSFDIDRQMTTELLGFETLKYNVVAAQMSRGKTEKALASALSTVAGTLSKFAMDICLYMSQNFNFVSFPDELTTGSSIMPHKKNPDVFELIRGKCNALQALPYELTLISNNLPSGYQRDLQLLKEAVLPAIQTLKSCLEMMTFSIENVRVNTKILEDPKYDYLFTVEEVNKLVQEGVAFRDAYKIVGAKVEKGEFKPDKNVNHTHLGSIGNLCLKEINEKMITALK from the coding sequence ATGAAACTCTGGGATAAAGGCTTTAGCACTGATAAAAAAATAGACATGTTTACGGTCGGAAATGATCGTCAATTAGATTTGATCATTGCTAAATATGACGTGTTGGGTTCAATTGCCCATGCCAAAATGTTGCATAAAATAGAAATCTTACAAGATCGAGAAATTGTTATAATTGAGGCAAAACTGAACAGTATTCTTCAAAATATAGAAAAAGGAAATTTTGTTATTGAAGATACCTTTGAAGATGTGCATTCTAAAGTGGAATTCATGCTTACTGAAATGTTGGGCGATACTGGTAAAAAAATACATACGGCACGGTCTAGAAACGATCAAGTTCTGGTTGATTTGCACTTGTATTTTAAAGATGAAATTTCAGAGATTAAAAATTTAGTAAAATCGCTATTTGACGAGTTAATGTCAAAAGCAGAAGAGCATAAAGAGGTGTTAATACCAGGATATACCCATTTACAAGTTGCCATGCCTTCTTCATTTGGTTTGTGGTTTTCTGCGTATGCCGAAAGTTTAATTGATGATGTTTATATGTTGAATGCCGCTTTTAAAATAGCAGATCAAAATCCATTAGGTTCGGGTGCTGGTTATGGAAGTTCATTTGATATTGATCGTCAAATGACAACAGAATTACTAGGATTTGAAACATTAAAGTACAATGTGGTCGCTGCTCAAATGAGTAGAGGTAAAACAGAAAAGGCATTGGCTTCGGCACTAAGTACTGTAGCAGGGACGCTTTCAAAATTTGCCATGGATATATGTTTATACATGAGTCAGAATTTTAATTTTGTGTCCTTTCCAGATGAGTTGACTACAGGCTCTAGTATAATGCCTCATAAAAAGAATCCTGATGTTTTTGAGTTGATAAGAGGTAAGTGTAATGCACTACAAGCTCTGCCTTATGAGCTGACGTTAATCTCTAACAATTTGCCAAGTGGTTATCAACGTGATTTACAATTGTTAAAAGAGGCTGTTTTACCAGCAATTCAAACGTTGAAATCTTGTTTAGAGATGATGACCTTTTCTATTGAAAATGTACGTGTAAATACTAAAATTTTGGAAGATCCAAAATATGATTATTTGTTTACAGTTGAAGAGGTTAATAAATTAGTACAAGAAGGTGTTGCTTTTAGAGATGCTTATAAAATAGTAGGGGCTAAGGTAGAAAAAGGGGAGTTTAAACCTGATAAAAATGTCAATCACACGCATTTAGGAAGTATAGGTAATTTATGTTTGAAAGAGATTAATGAAAAAATGATTACCGCGTTAAAATAA
- a CDS encoding M20 family metallo-hydrolase, whose translation MIEKLTKEAIQLLQELIATQSFSSEEDGTAAIIEKWFEKNEISFKRNNHNVYAFNKYFDTEKPTLLLNSHHDTVKPNSAYTRDPLNPEIIDGKLFGLGSNDAGGCLVSLIALFTYFYNHKDLKYNLIMVASAEEESSGQNGLNSMLPILPKIDVAIVGEPTLMQLAVAEKGLLVIDCIAHGKAGHAAHGLGDNSIYKAMEAIEWFRTYKFPKVSETLGEIKMTVTQINAGSQHNVIPAECHFVVDVRITDAYSNKEVLEIIKSHVEVEVKERSLRLNSSSIPKEHALVKAGIALGRETYGSPTLSDQAVLTCSSLKLGPGDSLRSHTADEFIYVNEIEEGIKIYIDLLTDVIV comes from the coding sequence ATGATTGAAAAACTAACCAAAGAAGCCATACAATTATTACAAGAATTGATAGCAACACAATCTTTTTCTTCCGAAGAAGATGGGACGGCAGCAATAATTGAAAAATGGTTTGAGAAAAATGAGATTAGTTTTAAAAGAAATAATCATAATGTCTATGCCTTTAATAAGTATTTTGATACAGAAAAACCTACGTTATTATTGAATTCGCATCATGATACTGTAAAACCAAATTCGGCGTATACAAGAGATCCTTTGAATCCAGAAATTATTGATGGGAAATTATTTGGTCTTGGAAGTAACGATGCTGGCGGTTGTTTGGTCTCGTTGATAGCGTTATTTACGTATTTTTATAATCATAAGGATTTAAAATACAATCTGATTATGGTAGCTTCAGCTGAAGAAGAAAGTTCTGGTCAAAATGGATTAAATAGTATGTTGCCAATATTACCAAAAATTGATGTTGCTATTGTGGGTGAGCCCACTTTAATGCAATTGGCAGTGGCAGAAAAAGGATTGTTAGTTATAGATTGTATTGCACACGGAAAGGCAGGTCATGCTGCACATGGGTTGGGTGATAATTCAATTTATAAAGCAATGGAGGCCATAGAATGGTTTAGAACCTATAAGTTTCCGAAGGTCTCAGAAACCTTAGGGGAGATTAAAATGACAGTTACGCAAATTAATGCAGGTAGTCAGCATAATGTGATACCTGCCGAATGTCATTTTGTAGTAGATGTTCGTATTACTGATGCGTATAGTAATAAAGAGGTGTTGGAAATTATTAAGAGTCATGTTGAGGTTGAAGTAAAAGAACGATCTTTACGATTAAATTCATCATCTATACCCAAAGAACATGCTTTAGTAAAAGCTGGTATTGCTTTAGGTAGAGAAACGTATGGTTCTCCAACCTTATCAGATCAAGCAGTATTAACTTGCTCGTCTTTAAAATTAGGTCCTGGTGATTCATTACGCTCACATACCGCAGATGAATTTATTTATGTGAATGAAATTGAAGAAGGAATAAAAATTTATATTGATTTGTTAACAGACGTTATTGTATAA
- the argB gene encoding acetylglutamate kinase — protein sequence MSKPKLHIIKIGGNVIDHEENLSSFLVDFSKLEGLNILVHGGGKKATEIAKKLQLEPKMIGGRRITDADNLEVVTMVYAGLLNKNIVANLQKNNCNAIGLSGADGNAIKANKRIVKEIDYGFAGDVDEVDTNTISVLLENNLIPVFCAITHNKEGQLLNTNADTIASELASGLAKKYEVSLTYIFEKKGVLESIDDEDSVIESIDSEMYETLKNNNIIAAGMLPKLENCFYALSRGVAEIHIANSDFITNKNTQHTTLSL from the coding sequence ATGAGTAAACCAAAACTACATATCATAAAAATTGGAGGTAATGTTATTGACCATGAGGAAAATTTATCTTCTTTTTTAGTTGATTTTTCAAAGTTAGAGGGGTTAAATATCTTAGTCCACGGTGGTGGAAAAAAAGCAACGGAGATTGCTAAGAAACTACAATTAGAACCTAAAATGATTGGCGGAAGACGGATAACTGATGCTGATAATTTAGAAGTAGTAACGATGGTTTATGCAGGTTTGCTAAATAAAAATATTGTTGCAAATTTGCAAAAAAATAATTGTAATGCGATAGGGCTTTCAGGTGCAGATGGTAATGCTATTAAGGCTAATAAACGAATAGTAAAGGAAATAGATTATGGTTTTGCTGGTGATGTAGATGAAGTTGATACGAATACTATTTCTGTATTATTAGAGAATAATTTAATTCCCGTTTTTTGTGCAATTACCCATAATAAAGAAGGTCAGTTACTCAATACCAACGCCGACACCATTGCTTCAGAATTGGCATCTGGTTTGGCTAAAAAGTATGAGGTAAGTTTAACGTATATTTTTGAAAAAAAGGGAGTTTTAGAAAGTATAGATGATGAAGATTCTGTAATAGAAAGTATAGATTCTGAGATGTATGAAACACTTAAAAATAATAATATTATAGCAGCTGGTATGCTACCAAAATTAGAAAATTGTTTTTATGCATTAAGCAGGGGTGTTGCTGAAATTCATATTGCAAATTCTGATTTTATTACGAATAAAAACACACAACACACAACATTAAGTTTATGA
- a CDS encoding N-acetylornithine carbamoyltransferase codes for MNYLSINDINSLHDWVQEAITIKKDPLKDHTLGKDKSIGLLFFNSSLRTRLSTQKAALNLGLNPIVMNFSNEGWALEFEDGTIMDQGKSEHVKEAAQVISQYCDIIAIRAFALLEDKEKDQAEEVLLNFKKYASVPIVNMESSVGHPLQALADAITLAEYNQKKSPKVVLSWAPHPKALPHAVANSFVQMMQLQDAEFVITHPEGYELDPEITKNSKIEYNQEEAFKNADFIYVKNWSSFSDYGQVISKDKNWMIDQPKMNLTNNAKFMHCLPVRRNVIVADEVLDGENSLVIEQANNRTYAAQLVLKKILENE; via the coding sequence ATGAATTACCTCTCTATTAATGATATTAACTCTTTGCATGATTGGGTGCAAGAAGCGATAACTATAAAAAAAGATCCTTTAAAAGATCATACGCTTGGAAAAGATAAATCTATTGGGCTATTGTTTTTTAACTCTAGTTTACGTACACGGTTAAGTACACAAAAAGCAGCCTTAAATTTAGGGTTGAATCCGATTGTGATGAATTTTTCTAATGAAGGATGGGCGTTAGAATTTGAAGATGGAACTATTATGGATCAGGGTAAATCAGAACATGTAAAAGAAGCTGCTCAAGTAATTTCTCAATATTGCGATATTATTGCAATTAGAGCATTTGCGTTGTTAGAGGATAAAGAAAAAGATCAAGCGGAAGAAGTTCTTTTAAATTTTAAAAAATATGCTTCGGTTCCTATTGTAAATATGGAAAGTTCGGTTGGACACCCGTTGCAAGCTTTGGCTGATGCTATTACGTTGGCAGAATATAATCAAAAGAAATCGCCAAAAGTAGTGTTGTCTTGGGCCCCACATCCAAAAGCATTGCCTCATGCCGTTGCCAATTCTTTTGTGCAAATGATGCAATTACAAGATGCAGAATTTGTGATTACACATCCTGAAGGATATGAGTTAGATCCAGAAATTACTAAAAATTCTAAAATTGAATATAACCAAGAGGAGGCATTTAAAAATGCAGACTTTATTTATGTTAAAAATTGGAGTTCTTTTTCTGATTATGGACAAGTAATTTCAAAGGATAAAAATTGGATGATTGATCAACCAAAAATGAATTTGACCAACAATGCAAAATTTATGCATTGCTTACCAGTACGAAGAAATGTTATTGTAGCTGATGAAGTGTTAGATGGAGAAAATTCCTTGGTAATAGAACAAGCAAATAATAGAACCTATGCCGCACAGTTGGTATTAAAAAAGATTTTGGAAAATGAGTAA